The region CAACTGCAAGCCTTCTGCCAACTCTATAAGCTCATCGCTGGCCAACCCGGCCAAATCATCAAGTGTCTTAACATCGGACTTAACCAGCTTGACGGCAAGCTGCATCTGCATGCCGTCTATATCCAATATGGCTGCTTCGCCGCCCAAATCAAGAAACTCTTGCTTAAGCTCAACATTACGTTTTGCGACAAACTGGATGGCGCGATCCTGCAACTCCTTAGCCACAGTTTTGTCAAATCCTTCGATTTCGGCGATTTCCGACGGATCCACTTCGGCCAGTTCTTCCAGAGAGTTAAAACCCTCTGCCACTAGCAAATGAGCAATAACGTCGTCACAATCAAGCGCATCCATAAACATTTGGGATTTTTCGTGATATTCACGATTCTTACGCTCAGAGTCTTCGGATTCTGTGGAAATGTCTATTCTCCATCCAGTTAGCTGACTGGCTAGCCTTACGTTCTGGCCACGGCGACCTATCGCAATGCTAAGCTGATCGTCAGGTATGACTACGCCAAATGTCCTTTGGTCAGGATCAATAACAACCTTAACAACCTCAGCAGGCGCCAGCGCATTGACGACGAAAGTGGCAGGATCTTCGGACCAAGGCACTATGTCGACTTTTTCACCTTGAAGTTCTTGCACTACCGCCTGAACTCGAACTCCGCGCATTCCTACGCAAGACCCTATGGGGTCAATAGATGAATCACGTGAGTAAACTGCGATTTTGCCCCGACTGCCTGGATCGCGGGCTACGGCTTTGATTTCGATTACTCCATCATAGATTTCTGGCACTTCTTGCCTAAAAAGCTTAGCCATAAAACTGGGATGCGTTCTTGATAACAATATCTGCGCCCCGGTGTCACAACGACGAACTTCCTCAAGATATGCGCGAATCCTGTCGCCTACGCGGAAGGCTTCCCGTGGCAAAAGACCATCTCGGCGCAGAACGCCTTCGCCATGCCCAATCTCAACAACGACTGAATTAAAATCAGCTTTTTTAACAACGCCGCTGACAACTTCGCCTACTCGATCCTTAAATTCTTCATATTGTTTCTGGCGCTCAGCGTCGCGAACCTTCTGACTGATCACCTGCTTAGCAACCTGAGCAGCAACTCTATTAAAATCAATCAAGGGCAGTTCATCATGGATCTCCTGCCCTATGGAAAGTTGCGCGTCTATAAGCTTTGCATCAGCAAGGCCAATTTGTTTGTAGGTATCCTCAACTTCCTCCACCACTGTACGCACACGATGCATAGTGATATCGCCGCCGTTTCGGTCAATATAAGCGCGAACATCGTACTCATCCCCGTACTTGGCTCGTCCGGCTTTTTGTATAGCCTCCTCCATCGCCTCAAGAATCAAATCTTTAGCAAGATCTTTTTCTCTTGCAACGCTGTCAGCCATCTGCAGCAAATCAGGTCCGGAAATCTGGGCCTTGTTCATATAAAAACCTCAAAACTCATCTGTCTTTAATCTTGCCTTTTTTATATTACTGAACGGCAACTCTATTGTCTTTTGCTCTGTTTTTAAGCACAGCAATATATTTGGCATACTTTCACCCTCTTTAACAGCAACAATCGTTCCGGTAAATTTCTTGCGGTCAGATATGGGCGACAGCACCTCAATCACTGCACATCTGCCGATAAACCTGGCAAAGTGCTCAAGTTTGGTCAAAGGCCGCTCTATGCCAGGTGAACTTACGTTTAACCTGTATGAACTGTTTATTACATTTTCGACGTCCAGTAAAGCAGAAACGACCCGACTTGCCTTTGTACAATCAGACACAGTTATGGTCACCTCATCCAGGCGCTCGATTAATACTTCTACAGTAGGGTTTATTTTACTGCCAGACACGACAACATCGACTATATCGTATCCACGCGATTGCAGCGATCCGCTTATTATTGACTGTATTTTTTTCAGCAGTGCTCATATTGACCGATGTCATGTAAGTACAGGCAGGTTAAACGCCATCAACGACAAAGTACAGAGGGGCTGAAAACAAGCCTAAATCTAAACCGAGCGCCGCGCCCGTTGACAAAATATCATTGATGACTTATCTCTTGCTTTGCCCTGGAGGGGTGGCCGAGTGGTTAAAGGCAGCAGACTGTAAATCTGCCGGCGTAAGTCTACGTGGGTTCGAATCCTACCCCCTCCACCAAAGCATTTGTCGGATTAATCTAGCTAAATCTGATTGTACTTAGCTAAAACCTAATGTGTTCGTGTAGGTCTGTAATTTTACTACAACGAAGGCTTTTAAAGTTTTACTGCCAATTTGCGGCTGGTAAACACACTGTCGATAAGGCCGAAAGTAACGGCCTCTTCGGGGGAAAGGAAATTGTCGCGGTCCATGGCACGCTCGACCACTTTAAGCGCTTGGCCAGTATGTTTGGCGTATACTTCATTAATACGAGCCTTGGTCGCCAAAATTTCCTTGGCATGAATCTCAACGTCAGCAGCTTGACCGCGAAAACCGCCTGAAGGTTGGTGAATCATAATACGAGAATTGGGCAGACAATGCCGCTTGCCTTTAGTCCCAGCTGTCAACAACAACGCCCCCATAGAGGCCGCTTGTCCCATACATATCGTTACAACATCCGGCTTTATGTATTGCATAGTGTCATAAATAGACATCCCGGACGTTACTACCCCTCCAGGAGAGTTAATGTACAAAAACACATCTTTCTCAGGGTTTTCTGCCTCCAAAAACAAAAGCTGGGCACAAATCAGCGACGCAATCTCGTCCTCAATTGAGCCTGATAAAAAGACGATTCTTTCCTTCAGCAACCGCGAGTATATGTCAAAGGACCGCTCGCCTCGACCTGTTTGTTCTAAAACTACCGGAACCAAGTAATGTGCGCTTGTTTTGTCCATATCATTAACCCTTTCTAACCTTCTTTGCCGTAGTATCGTAATCTTCGGAAAACTTTATAACCTCCGCGGGGGTAACCTCTTTCTCAGCGGTATTAGCCTGCGACAACATGTATTGTATCACTTTGTCTTGAAAAACATGAAATTTTACGGCGCGAAGCATTTGATCGTTCGATATGCAATAATCATACATGGATTTTTTATCTGTTCCGTACGACCTGGCCATTTTCTCGATCGCGGCTTTTATTTCATGAGGCTGCTCGGAAATCTTGTTTAGCTTGCCAATTTCCTCCAGCACAAAGCCGACTTTTACGCGCTTTTCGGCTATATCCATGTATTCCTGTTGAAGGGCTTTATTTTCGGATACAGGCGTTTGAGACGATTTTTGTACCTGCGCCCACAGGTTGTTAAACTCATTTTCAACGATTGGTTTAGAAACTGGAAAATCACACTTGGACGCTAACCAATCAAGTACTTGGCGTTTGGTCTCAAGCCAAGCTTGATCAGCGTAATAGCCTTCCATTTCTTTAAGTATAGTTGACTTCAGCTCATCTTCGGCTTTACCGGCGGCTTTGGCAAGGCTTGTAATATCATCGAATTGCGAGCGAACCTTTATTCCCTTAACATTTACGTTGTAGTCAATCTTAGTTCCAGCAAGCTTATGCCCCCTGGGCAGAGTCACCGTAAACTGAATCTTATCTCCTTTCTTTTTGCCAATAAGATGCTCGTCAAACTCACGCTCATATATGCTTTGACCGATAACCGCTTTGGCGTCGCTGTATTTTTGAGGCTTATCGCTTTTTCTGTGCGAGCGTATTATGCATGAGAATTCAACCAAATGGCCATTTTGGGCGGTTTCTTCGGCTGAGGTATCGACCCAATTTGGGTAACGCTTTTTAAGGTCATCAAGAGACCTTTTGGCATCCTCTTCGCCTATTTTGATCTTATAAGTAGTAACCTTCATCTTAGACAAATCCGACACATTTATGGTTGGTTGAGTTTCGATCTCAACCTCCACCGCCAGGTCGCCAGCCTTTTCATCGTAGTTTGGGGTGACTTTAGGCTTAAGCCTAAAATCTATTTTAAACTTATTCACGATTTCTTCTATCGCCTGGTAGGCGCTGGCGTTAATCTGCTCAGCCAACGCGTCGCTGTAGTAGTTGCGTTTGATTACGTCCAGAGGGGCTTTGCCTACCCTAAAGCCTGCAATTCTAGCTTTTTCGCCTATCTTCCTTAGGCGTTCGTCAACTTTTTGGCTAATAAATTCCGCGGGAAATGTGACGTTGTAGACCCGGTTAAGGCCGTCTTTACTTTTTTCAACAATCTTCATAGATCAAGCTCTTTGTTCACACTATACGCCACCGCTGGTGCGGACGGAGGGACTTGAACCCCCAGGACCTAAGTCACTAGATCCTAAGTCTAGCGTGTCTGCCAATTCCACCACGCCCGCTTCAAAGCCATTCAACAGTAAATACACTAATAAACCCTAAAGATAAACAGGCGATTGGAAAGTGCATAAAATACTTAGCATTGATGCGTGAGCGCCTGATCACCTAAAACGCTTTTACCGCGAGGAAGTTTACTGTATCCTGCCACTTTCATCTAAAAATATTAAGGACTGTAAATGACAACCAAAACAGGCTGGAAAAGCATATTTATAAGCTCGCTGGGCAATATCCTTGAGTGGTTTGATTATGCTATTTTTGGGGCATTTTCAACGATTATTGCTAAAAACTTTTTTCCAAATAGCACTGAAGAATATTTCGCTCAATTTTGCACTTATGCGGTTTTTGCCGTCGGGTTTATAGGGCGCCCCATTGGCGGCGTAATTTTTGGCCATATAGGTGATGTATATGGGCGTAAAAAGGTTTTATTTTCCTCAATTTTGCTTATGGCCGTATCCACAGCAGCCATCGGAATCTTACCGACTTATTCTGAAATAGGCGTGCTATCGCCCATAATGCTGGTGTTAATGAGGCTGTGTCAAGGACTGGCGATCGGAGGGGAATATACCGGAAGCATGGTTTACACTGTAGAGCAAGCAGCCAAGGGCCGTAAAGGCCTAAGCGGCAGCTTTTCTGAATTTGGGTGTATATGTGGAACTTTGTTAGGCGGGCAGCTAACCGTTATTATCCTAACCTCTGTCATTGGCAGAGAAGCCTTAGAGGCTTGGGGGTGGCGGATTCCGTTTTTAACCGGAGTTCTGATAGCAATATACGCCTTTTATGTAAAAAAGAATATTCAAGAATCCTTTACAGCACGGCCAAACAAACGTGCAGACAAAATCCCATTAGTTATGGCGTTTAGATCTTATTGGTCGCAATTACTGGCGGCCTTTTTCTCTACCGCGTTTTCCGGCGTGTCGTTCTATATCGTTCTTGTATTCCTGCCTAATCATATGTTTGCTTATGACGGTTTGGACGGCATCAACATGGCGTTCATCTTCAGCGCGATTACTAATACAATTATGGTTCTGTTTGTTTCTTTGTTCGGTCATATCAGCGATAAGGTTGGCTGTAAGCCGATTATGCTGGCCGGTATCATTGGGGTGATGCTTATGAGCTATCCGATGATAGAGCTGTCGAAGGGTGGCTTTAGTTATCTTTACTTAATATTTCAGGCGTTGTTTGGAGTCTCGCTTGCAGCTTTCTATGGACCTAGATCGGCGTTTATGTCCGAAGTATTCCCTCGTCAAATACGGGTTACGGCCGTATCGCTAGTAGTAGGGCTGAGCCAGGCTATATTTGGCGGTAACACACCGTTTATTGCAACCTATATACTATCGGCAACCGGAAATATTTCATATGTAGCGGTCATGTTGATAAGCGTCTGTTTGCTGGCGATCTTAGGTGTATGCAAACTTGGCGCTTTAGGGTCAAAACCCCTTGCAAAAACTTAAAGTTTAGTTTAACCGTCTTTGAGCATCAATCTGCTTCGCATGGGTGATTAGCTCAGTGGTAGAGCATCTCGTTTACACCGAGAGGGTCGGCGGTTCGAATCCGTCATCACCCACCAAGTATTTGGTTTTAACATGATAATTAGCGCAATTGAGTGTGGCAGACTTAAAGCCGATTTTTAACTTGCCTTGGTTAGTAGAATTTAATATATATTTAACTAAATATTTTTAAAATTCATGCGTTGTGTGTTAATAGGCTGCTGCGCCTTTATAATGGCTGGGCTCAGTGGCTGCAGTAAGTATCTCAACACTACCGAGTTTGATAAAAAAGCTATAACTCGCAAAGGAATATCCGATTTGCTTAGCCCACCTGACAAATATGATCAGCCATCTCCATACATCCCTGTCAAAAGCATTCTGCCTGTTGATGCACCAATAGACGCAAGGTTTCACAAGAAAGTATCACTGTGCCTCACAGAAGGAGCCCCTTTGGGCAGCACGCTGCTTGAAATCGCCAAGCAACTTGGAATCAGCCTTATCATCTCATCTCAGATAAACTCACCAGTTGACTTCACCGCTCAGGATAAAGAGTTTATAGAGGTTATCGAGGACATCTGCGATATAGGAGACCTGAGATATACCATCAAAGGCAGAACTGTTCGGATAGAGCCGGATACTGCCTACCTCAGAATCTATAACTTACAGTTTTTATCCATGTCCAGACGTGGCAGCAATGCAGTCTCAACCACAACAGACATATTCGCCAAATCATCCGATCAAGTTGCTTCTTTAAACGGCTCCAACAGTGCAATACAAGGGGAAAGCTCGGTAGATTTCTGGCAAGAGCTTGAGTTGACGCTTAACTCTATCATTGGTCAAAAGGATCAAATCTCACTTCATAAGCAAGGTGGGTTGATTTCAGTCAGGGCAACTGCCAAGCAGCACAAGATCATCGGCGCTTATATCAACGCCCTGAAGGCGACGGCTACTTCGCAAGTGTTGATAGAGGCCAAGGTCCTGGAGGTAACGCTTAACGACAGGTTCAAAAGCGGCATAGACTGGCAGAGCGGAAGATCTAGTTTGATCTTCGGCATGCCGACCGGTGCGAGTGTGCAAGACTCCTCCGTCAATGTGAAGACTGGCGACGCCAACTTGTACACCTTTGGCCAGGCGAGCAGGAATATCTCTAGCATCATAAAGTTCATAGAGGGCTTTGGCAGTGTCAGGACCTTATCTAATCCCAGAATAACCGTTATGAACAATCAAACTGCGGTGCTGAAAGTTGCGAAGAACGAAGTGTTTTTTTAAAATAGAATTTGAACGCTATCAAGCCAATCAGGCAAACAGTCAAGAGCGCGTGAATGTCAGCAGCAAAATACAGACTGTACCAATTGGCATTATTGTGACAGTACAACCGGCTGTTAACCTTGAGACTGGCGATGTGATTCTTACGATCAGGCCTACAATATCTAGGGTCACGAACGTTAAGCGAGATCCGGCGGTATCTATAATTGCAAGTAATATAAATGGCGATAAGGCTAATACTGCTGTGAACAGTGCGCTGAGCAACAGTATATGCTCGGAAATTCCGGTTGTGGAGGTCAGAGAGATGGATTCGATTCTGAAGGTCAAATCTGGCCAAGGGATAGTAATGG is a window of Holosporales bacterium DNA encoding:
- the nusA gene encoding transcription termination factor NusA; protein product: MNKAQISGPDLLQMADSVAREKDLAKDLILEAMEEAIQKAGRAKYGDEYDVRAYIDRNGGDITMHRVRTVVEEVEDTYKQIGLADAKLIDAQLSIGQEIHDELPLIDFNRVAAQVAKQVISQKVRDAERQKQYEEFKDRVGEVVSGVVKKADFNSVVVEIGHGEGVLRRDGLLPREAFRVGDRIRAYLEEVRRCDTGAQILLSRTHPSFMAKLFRQEVPEIYDGVIEIKAVARDPGSRGKIAVYSRDSSIDPIGSCVGMRGVRVQAVVQELQGEKVDIVPWSEDPATFVVNALAPAEVVKVVIDPDQRTFGVVIPDDQLSIAIGRRGQNVRLASQLTGWRIDISTESEDSERKNREYHEKSQMFMDALDCDDVIAHLLVAEGFNSLEELAEVDPSEIAEIEGFDKTVAKELQDRAIQFVAKRNVELKQEFLDLGGEAAILDIDGMQMQLAVKLVKSDVKTLDDLAGLASDELIELAEGLQLSKEVADTIILKAREPWFAEAK
- a CDS encoding MFS transporter, which gives rise to MTTKTGWKSIFISSLGNILEWFDYAIFGAFSTIIAKNFFPNSTEEYFAQFCTYAVFAVGFIGRPIGGVIFGHIGDVYGRKKVLFSSILLMAVSTAAIGILPTYSEIGVLSPIMLVLMRLCQGLAIGGEYTGSMVYTVEQAAKGRKGLSGSFSEFGCICGTLLGGQLTVIILTSVIGREALEAWGWRIPFLTGVLIAIYAFYVKKNIQESFTARPNKRADKIPLVMAFRSYWSQLLAAFFSTAFSGVSFYIVLVFLPNHMFAYDGLDGINMAFIFSAITNTIMVLFVSLFGHISDKVGCKPIMLAGIIGVMLMSYPMIELSKGGFSYLYLIFQALFGVSLAAFYGPRSAFMSEVFPRQIRVTAVSLVVGLSQAIFGGNTPFIATYILSATGNISYVAVMLISVCLLAILGVCKLGALGSKPLAKT
- a CDS encoding ribosome maturation factor RimP, whose amino-acid sequence is MSGSLQSRGYDIVDVVVSGSKINPTVEVLIERLDEVTITVSDCTKASRVVSALLDVENVINSSYRLNVSSPGIERPLTKLEHFARFIGRCAVIEVLSPISDRKKFTGTIVAVKEGESMPNILLCLKTEQKTIELPFSNIKKARLKTDEF
- the clpP gene encoding ATP-dependent Clp endopeptidase proteolytic subunit ClpP; amino-acid sequence: MDKTSAHYLVPVVLEQTGRGERSFDIYSRLLKERIVFLSGSIEDEIASLICAQLLFLEAENPEKDVFLYINSPGGVVTSGMSIYDTMQYIKPDVVTICMGQAASMGALLLTAGTKGKRHCLPNSRIMIHQPSGGFRGQAADVEIHAKEILATKARINEVYAKHTGQALKVVERAMDRDNFLSPEEAVTFGLIDSVFTSRKLAVKL
- a CDS encoding type II and III secretion system protein; its protein translation is MRRTKCFFKIEFERYQANQANSQERVNVSSKIQTVPIGIIVTVQPAVNLETGDVILTIRPTISRVTNVKRDPAVSIIASNINGDKANTAVNSALSNSICSEIPVVEVREMDSILKVKSGQGIVMGGLMQENTNRKDFGIPGTSNIPIIGDITRGRSRDSEVTELVILLRVHIMPQDNQNIDAADKRLLNSYSNDPRPINTIPN
- the tig gene encoding trigger factor, with amino-acid sequence MKIVEKSKDGLNRVYNVTFPAEFISQKVDERLRKIGEKARIAGFRVGKAPLDVIKRNYYSDALAEQINASAYQAIEEIVNKFKIDFRLKPKVTPNYDEKAGDLAVEVEIETQPTINVSDLSKMKVTTYKIKIGEEDAKRSLDDLKKRYPNWVDTSAEETAQNGHLVEFSCIIRSHRKSDKPQKYSDAKAVIGQSIYEREFDEHLIGKKKGDKIQFTVTLPRGHKLAGTKIDYNVNVKGIKVRSQFDDITSLAKAAGKAEDELKSTILKEMEGYYADQAWLETKRQVLDWLASKCDFPVSKPIVENEFNNLWAQVQKSSQTPVSENKALQQEYMDIAEKRVKVGFVLEEIGKLNKISEQPHEIKAAIEKMARSYGTDKKSMYDYCISNDQMLRAVKFHVFQDKVIQYMLSQANTAEKEVTPAEVIKFSEDYDTTAKKVRKG